The following proteins are encoded in a genomic region of Nakaseomyces glabratus chromosome J, complete sequence:
- the GLM6 gene encoding C2H2-type zinc finger protein (CAGL0J01595g~Gene used for molecular typing of C. glabrata strain isolates): MLSICRIFCKLILTPCDFEVSIKPQKTLPIMIAMDDRYYNLENKFVPVGLPAVSPSAQYYPADASRPQSNVQSPVYYVPQNQINYIQRPSVSYVPTMEDQQYTYTTMAHPQQQMILPVRNASPIEVQQQQLQQQQLQQQQQQQQQQQQQQQQQQQQQQQQQQQQHPLVKLPPISAIIPPGNSSPVNTTGQVQTSDQARNYNPGFRQDVQIALNPKSLSAPTSGRNSISINPLMYNPHQQQQLLALAGVSIPPTLMEHQLTDAMTKQEIKLTKRQLKKATTRLRKQCPVCGKICSRPSTLKTHILIHTGDTPFKCTWKDCRKAFNVKSNLLRHLKSHEKNSLNKK, encoded by the coding sequence ATGTTATCGATTTGTAGGATATTCTGTAAATTAATTTTGACTCCTTGTGATTTTGAGGTTAGCATAAAACCACAAAAAACACTACCTATTATGATTGCGATGGACGACAGATACTACAACCTAGAGAACAAGTTCGTACCAGTAGGACTGCCCGCCGTCAGTCCCTCTGCCCAGTACTACCCCGCCGATGCTTCTAGGCCTCAGTCTAACGTGCAGTCGCCTGTATACTACGTGCCTCAAAACCAGATAAATTACATACAAAGACCCAGCGTCTCGTACGTGCCAACAATGGAGGATCAGCAGTATACCTACACGACAATGGCGCACCCTCAGCAACAGATGATTCTGCCCGTTAGGAACGCTTCTCCCATTGAAGTccaacagcagcaactgcaacagcagcaactgcaacaacaacaacagcagcaacaacaacagcaacagcaacaacaacaacagcagcagcagcagcagcagcagcagcaacaacaacaccCACTTGTAAAATTACCACCTATCTCTGCTATCATTCCACCAGGGAACTCTTCCCCAGTAAACACTACAGGACAAGTACAAACGTCCGATCAGGCCAGGAACTATAACCCGGGGTTCCGCCAAGACGTGCAGATCGCTCTGAACCCTAAGAGCCTCTCGGCACCTACTTCAGGAAGGAACTCCATCTCCATAAACCCGCTAATGTACAACCCTCaccagcaacagcaactaCTGGCACTGGCTGGTGTAAGTATTCCACCCACGCTGATGGAGCACCAGCTTACTGACGCCATGACgaaacaagaaataaaacTAACGAAAAGACAACTGAAGAAAGCTACGACCAGACTCCGTAAACAGTGTCCCGTGTGCGGAAAGATCTGCTCAAGACCATCCACGCTTAAGACACACATTCTCATACACACAGGCGACACTCCTTTCAAATGTACTTGGAAGGACTGTCGCAAAGCATTTAACGTCAAATCAAATTTACTAAGGCATTTGAAAAGTCATGAGAAAAATAGCctcaacaaaaaataa
- the MRX21 gene encoding Mrx21p (CAGL0J01661g~Ortholog(s) have mitochondrion localization), with the protein MSEVILPAIEEENQLKNFLKQDTNVAFLAGGIAGAISRTVVSPFERVKILLQVQSSTTAYNKGLFDAIGQVYKEENIKGLFRGNGLNCIRVFPYSAVQFVVFEGCKKHIFHVDTKGKGEQLNNWQRLFSGALCGGCSVVATYPLDLVRTRLSVQTANLSKLSKSRASDIAKPPGVWKLLSKAYAEEGGIMGLYRGVWPTSLGIVPYVALNFAVYEQLKEFMPSDENGNSSMRDSLYKLSMGAISGGVAQTITYPFDLLRRRFQVLAMGGNELGFHYNSVWDALVTIGKTEGFKGYYKGLTANLFKVVPSTAVSWLVYELTWDYMKRW; encoded by the coding sequence ATGTCCGAGGTTATACTTCctgcaattgaagaagagaatcaattgaagaacttcCTCAAGCAAGACACTAATGTTGCATTCTTAGCAGGTGGTATTGCGGGTGCTATCTCTAGGACAGTAGTGTCACCGTTTGAAAGGGTTAAGATCCTCTTGCAAGTCCAGAGCTCGACAACAGCATACAATAAAGGGTTGTTCGATGCCATCGGGCAAGTGtacaaagaagagaatatAAAAGGTTTGTTCCGTGGTAATGGGCTTAACTGCATCAGAGTATTCCCGTATAGTGCTGTACAGTTCGTGGTCTTCGAAGGCTGTAAGAAACACATATTTCATGTCGATACGAAGGGTAAAGGTGAACAACTCAACAATTGGCAAAGACTGTTTAGTGGCGCTTTATGTGGTGGTTGTAGTGTAGTTGCCACATACCCGCTGGATCTTGTGAGAACAAGACTATCTGTGCAGACGGCAAACCTATCGAAACTTTCCAAGTCTAGGGCCTCTGATATTGCCAAGCCACCGGGTGTTTGGAAGTTGCTATCTAAGGCTTACGCTGAAGAAGGTGGCATAATGGGGCTATACAGAGGTGTATGGCCAACTAGTCTGGGAATCGTGCCATATGTGGCATTAAACTTTGCTGTATAtgaacaattgaaagagTTCATGCCCAGTGATGAAAACGGGAACAGTAGCATGCGTGACAGCTTATATAAGCTGAGCATGGGAGCTATTAGTGGTGGTGTTGCCCAGACAATAACATACCCATTTGATCTTCTAAGAAGGAGATTCCAAGTGCTGGCCATGGGTGGTAACGAGTTGGGATTCCATTATAATAGTGTCTGGGACGCACTTGTGACCATCGGCAAAACTGAAGGTTTCAAAGGTTACTACAAGGGCCTCACAGCCAACCTGTTTAAAGTGGTACCATCTACTGCAGTGAGCTGGTTGGTTTACGAACTGACGTGGGATTACATGAAACGCTGGTAA